The following DNA comes from Fusarium verticillioides 7600 chromosome 9, whole genome shotgun sequence.
TCAAGAAGCGGGATGCTGTGCCGGCATTCCCCAAATACAGAGGCTCTTTGCTTGCTCGCAGGTTGCCACCCTTGCCTTCGACCACCAGGacctctccagcttcttgccaGGAGTAAGAAGCACCCCCGAGCTGATGGATTGCCGAAAGCATGTACTCGGTATCATCAGAATGGAGAAGATTCTTGATACGGCAAGTTCCTGAACCGAGGGCGGCTAGGATGAGGGCTCGGTTGGAGATGCTCTTTGAGCCTGGCGGAGCCACTGTGACGTCCAGATCCTTAGGAACACCAGGGGTGACCCGAatggatgatgacaagatgGTCCGGATTACCTTATCTTCCACGACGCTGGCGCGTGGCTCGTGACACTTGCCAATGGCCGAGAGGAGaacaatcttcttcttctttccatcgtTCTTTTTATCCACACCCATCTTTTCAAGAAGAATATCCACCGGGCACTTCTTACCCGCTGTCAGCTTGATGACGCGCTTGTCACGGAGCGAGGTTGGAAGATCGTAACTGGAGATGCACTTGACTAGCCTGGCGACTGCACCGGGACGCAAAACACCAAGGTGACGTGCGAGCTCTGCCTCCTTGACCATGCCGATAGCAACGGCCTCGCCGTGGAGAAGTTGCGGCGTCAGGATAGCCTCGAACGCGTGTCCAATGGAGTGACCGAAGTTGAGAAGGTTACGTAGACCACCCTCTCGTTCATCACTAGACACAACCTCTGCTTTAACGCCCGCTGAGCCGATAACGATGCGCTTCAGCACATCTCGGATGGGGTCTAGGCGGCTTTCGCCCTTGGATCGAACGCATTCAAGGATGTGAGCTGCTGATTCTTCCAGAATAGTAAACTCAGTCTCATTCCAAATAGCGGCGGTTTTGACAACCTCAGCCATCCCATTGATGAATTCGCGGGCGGGCAACGTCTCGAGGAACGTCAAGTCAATATAGATACGTTTCGGCTGCCAGAAAGCGCCGACAAGGTTTTTGCCCATTGGAGTATCAATGGCAGTCTTTCCACCAATCGATGAGTCAACCATGGCGAGCAATGTCGTGGGCACTTGGACGAACCGGACACCACGCATGAAGGTAGCTGCAACATAGCCGATCATATCCCCCATAACGCCGCCACCAAGAGCTATAATGACCGTGTCGCGGGTGCATTGTTGGGAGAGCATCCAATCCTCTATTTCGGCCTTTGTCTCACGGCTTTTGGAAGCCTCTCCTGGTGGGATGGTGTACGTGAGTAGCCGAGTGGCTGTTGCCTGGGAAGCGGCCTCGAAACGAGCTTGAAAGGCAGGGACATATGTGTCGAAAAGATTGGTATCTGTGATGAGGACGTAGGTCGACGTAGGGGTGTTCTCGAGGaggtcatcaacaacaaagttGAGCCAAAGACCGTGATCGACGATTATATTGGGCTCGCCTAGAATTGAGATCCGAGTCGGATCTCGTCTCTCGGCTTGAGCCATGGTCACAGCAGGCCTCAAGATGATCCAAGatttgcttgcttcttgaccGCGAGAATTCAATTGAGTTGAGGTTGGAAGTCGTTCGTTGACTGTGTTTGGCGGGGCAGGGGGTGGCCTATGAGTAAAATTTGGAGGGGTCTGCCCGATTACGGACCAAGCTCTGACTCTATGACGAGAAGAGACTAGTAAACCGCCGAGAGCTTAAAACTAATAATTAAGGAGAGCTAATACCTATACTAAATATAGGTAAATAAGtgctattatatattttaataaaatttatattttaataagaTTTAGTTATAGGTttaaattaacttaattatAGTCTTTTATTTACTAGCTTATAAATAAaaatttaatatattattaaataattttattaattaaataaaaaaattataataaaaaattaataataaagttaaataaatataataataatatatttattacCTTAGTTGAAAAActattttatttttaattttactttatttatttaaatataaaagCAGTTTCCTTAGTTTAAACTACTATTTCTTTACTGACTTTACTTTATCTGCAGTTCTTAAATATAAGGGCAATTAgttatatacctaggtatatatatttaattaatagaattattattaactttagGTTAATTTagcttttattaattaacttatataaatagaatTAACTTTATTCTTTTAAACCTTTAAACCCTGCTATTACCCTGCTTTTATccttttactattatagtCTTAAACTATAATTAGCctattatattaataataaaattccctttataataataacccttttagctatattataaagctactctttatatatatttaagttaCTTATAAAAGCAATAAAGAAGGctatttaatttaattaaaagaAATAACCTTTTTTAAAAACTCTCTTTAATTTTAAAGGCTTATAAGCTTATTATAAACCTAGCTTaagttaattatattaaaataagCTAAATaatttatataattaattaacttaattaacttattttttttttagttattattagccttatttaaggctattaagcttttaattttataaatAGAggcttaaatagtaaggcccctatagtaagctagaattataggagttaatattaattaaggTTTATTTACCTTAAGTAGTATAATTACTGCCTTAACTaagcagtataagtactACCTGCAGGTCCCTTAgcagctatattaaccttcttcctttaccATAGCTAAAAGACTAAGATAATACCGGGCCTAGTGCACCTATCGCAAAGTACATCCTCTGACCTAACTTTCCCTCTATTAGTTATAGTTACTAACATCTATTATAGCCACTGTCGCGatactttataatagccTGCAGGCTAATTAGGcctattatataactaattataaccttattaatataattaaattagtCTTAGGTTAAGCTAATAGTTATAAATACTAGAaactatatataatagctatagctattataaagaacttcttattaaAGAACTAGTTTAGCCTAGTTAAGatagctatttttaactATACTTTAATTTAGTTaattttttatataaatcTAGGTCTTTTAGGTTATATAATAAGGCTAGATTAGCTAAaaaaaaagctattataGCTAAAGGATTTAAAAAAAGCTATAAAGTAAGGCAAGACCTTTATAGCTAATTAAGCTACTTTCCTTACTACTTTTAGAGGCCTATTAGCTAGGTATAAAAAGTagcttataaatataattattaaggctAACTATATAGTCTATATCctcttaattatataaaattaaagATAGCATATCTGTAAATAGAGTTCTAAAgtaaaggcagggtaatagTAGGGTTTAAAGCtttaaaggaataaggttaacTTTTAAGTAGGTTAATTAgtaaaagttaaattaacttaaagttaataataactttattaattaaatatatatacctaggtatataaTTAACTGCCTTTATATTTAAGctataaataaagtaaaattaataataaaatagtaatTAAACTAGAGTTAATTAACTCATagttaaaaatagctattttaataaagttaaattaatactttaataaaaagttctttttaatagTAATTACTATTATATAGATATTTTTTAaatattttttattaattacttattttttttaattactattagccttatttagggctattaagcttttaactttttatataatagcttaaatagtaaggcccttatagtaagctagaattataaagcttaaaatcagttaaggtttatctgccttaaGTAGTGTAATTACTGCTTTAATTaagcagtataagtactgcccCTTAGTAGATATATTAACCTTTTTCCTTTACCCTAGTTAAAAGACTAAGATAATACTAGGCTTAGTATATCTATTATATTTCTATTTAAAGGTCAGTTAGACCTTAATTAAGTAAGAGATTAAGTATAAACTTATAAGTATATTTCCTAACTTATTAGttatagttattaatatctattaaagctattaatataatacctactatataaaatagcctatagctatataattaagcttattatataactagcaataaccttaatatagctattaggcCTACCTTATAAGCAGCTAATAAAGAAGATCTAGAAAATATCTATATAATAATAGCTGctattaaaaagaacttcttattaaGGtattaatttaactttattaaaatagctatttttaactataagttaattaagttaattagTTACATAGATTATTTAGCTTATtttagcttaattaatataacttaagttaataataagctattagctTTTAAAGACTTAAAAAGAGACTTAAAGGAAAGTTATCCCTTTTAATTACATTAAGTAGCCTTCCTTACTGCCTTTATAAgcttaaatatatataaagagtagctttataatatagctaaaagggttattattataaaagaGATCCTCTTATTAATATAAGGATAAAGGCAAGGTAATAGCAGGATTTAAAggtttaaaggaataaggttaacttttatataagttagttagtaaaagttaaattaacctgaagttaataataactttattaattaaatatatatacttaagtatataaCTAACTACCCTTATATCTaaactataaataaagtgaaattaataataaaatagtagttaaactagAGATTAATTACTTATAAAGTAGGCTTcatagctatattaaggttatagctagttatataatagacttaattatatagctataagctattttatataataagtattatattagtaGCTTTTATAAATATTAGTAACTATAACTAATAAAAGAAAAGTTAAGTTAAGaaatatactttataataaagatattaaGCCTAGTATTTTTTAATAAAGNNNNNNNNNNNNNNNNNNNNNNNNNNNNNNNNNNNNNNNNNNNNNNNNNNNNNNNNNNNNNNNNNNNNNNNNNNNNNNNNNNNNNNNNNNNNNNNNNNNNNNNNNNNNNNNNNNNNNNNNNNNNNNNNNNNNNNNNNNNNNNNNNNNNNNNNNNNNNNNNNNNNNNNNNNNNNNNNNNNNNNNNNNNNNNNNNNNNNNNNNNNNNNNNNNNNNNNNNNNNNNNNNNNNNNNNNNNNNNNNNNNNNNNNNNNNNNNNNNNNNNNNNNNNNNNNNNNNNNNNNNNNNNNNNNNNNNNNNNNNNNNNNNNNNNNNNNNNNNNNNNNNNNNNNNNNNNNNNNNNNNNNNNNNNNNNNNNNNNNNNNNNNNNNNNNNNNNNNNNNNNNNNNNNNNNNNNNNNNNNNNNNNNNNNNNNNNNNNNNNNNNNNNNNNNNNNNNNNNNNNNNNNNNNNNNNNNNNNNNNNNNNNNNNNNNNNNNNNNNNNNNNNNNNNNNNNNNNNNNNNNNNNNNNNNNNNNNNNNNNNNNNNNNNNNNNNNNNNNNNNNNNNNNNNNNNNNNNNNNNNNNNNNNNNNNNNNNNNNNNNNNNNNNNNNNNNNNNNNNNNNNNNNNNNNNNNNNNNNNNNNNNNNNNNNNNNNNNNNNNNNNNNNNNNNNNNNNNNNNNNNNNNNNNNNNNNNNNNNNNNNNNNNNNNNNNNNNNNNNNNNNNNNNNNNNNNNNNNNNNNNNNNNNNNNNNNNNNNNNNNNNNNNNNNNNNNNNNNNNNNNNNNNNNNNNNNNNNNNNNNNNNNNNNNNNNNNNNNNNNNNNNNNNNNNNNNNNNNNNNNNNNNNNNNNNNNNNNNNNNNNNNNNNNNNNNNNNNNNNNNNNNNNNNNNNNNNNNNNNNNNNNNNNNNNNNNNNNNNNNNNNNNNNNNNNNNNNNNNNNNNNNNNNNNNNNNNNNNNNNNNNNNNNNNNNNNNNNNNNNNNNNNNNNNNNNNNNNNNNNNNNNNNNNNNNNNNNNNNNNTCTTTAAGTATCTTTTAAGTCTTTAAGagctaatagcttattataaACTTAGggttatattaattaagttaagAAAGCTTATATAATAGATTAATTTAATTAAGCTATAATTAAAGAGAGCTAtttaaataaagttaaacTAGTACTTTAATATaaagttctttttaataatagctactattatatataactttttatatttttctttattaattaattttataataagcttaatagctatattaaagttataataagttatataataagcttaAGTATATAGCTATAAGctattttataatattatattaatagctataattaatattagtaattataattaagaaTTAAATCTAgaaatatattttataataagtatattaagCTTAGTACTTTTTTAGCTAGGGTAAAGGAAaaaggttaatatagctattaaggGATTTCTAAGtattacttatattatttaattaaagcagtaattatattacttaaagtaGATAaattttaattaatattaacttttataattctagcttactataaGGGTCTTACTATTTAAGCCTTTatttataaaattaaaagcttaatagccttaaaTAAGGcttataataattaaaaaaaaagtttattattattattagttttttaattataattaaaaaaaaagtttattattattattagttgtttaattataattaaaaaaaagtttattattattattaatattttttgattataattaaaaaagtTAAAATGTCTTTATAATAATACATAAGGTATTACTAATAAAATctaataataaaaataatataatataattattatttaatatattatatataaggtattatatataatactaaaaaaatataataactttaaaagtaaatCTTAAAGTTATAAAGCACTACTGcctttaactttataattTACCTAAATAAATAactttaatttataaatataaaagaTATTTTCTTAAGCCTTAATAAACTAAATaccttttttattattaattaattaaagtaattaatactaaAGCTTTAACTTTAAAGGCTTAATTCTAAATAagctaaagattataaaatctaatataaaatataatattatataattaatagtaataatagctataactatttaattaaagtaattaatacCTATATATCTAGCCCTTTAACTAAAATCTATAGccttaagcttaatattatattaatcttttttatttttcttaaagtattataaaattataagAAAATACTTACTATATACTAAtaaactattaataatatagtaagttaatattataatctttagctattaaatataattacttaatattaataaaaataaagctaaaaataaagcttttagtaattatattataaattaagTATAAGTATTAAAAGATTTAATAAATTACCTAAAATAGGGTTAATActtattaaagtaataataagCTTTTGgtaatagtattatattaagtaatagtaatagttaatattagctatagtttataaagttaaaatatataattatagtaattaaattataaatataaatattatattatagaaaCTAAAAGctattaaaatataaaaaaaaggaaataaaaagaaaaagaaaagtaaaaagtaaattaaaaaataaaagtTCTAGTATTAAGGgaaaaactataaatattagCAGGCTAAAGCTAGCTTAATAAGTTAGTAATAGATTAAATTAAgttataaagtaatataaagAACTATaaggaatataaattaaaaaaatataaCTAATAAATACTTAAGTAATTATAGTtaaataaaagtaaaaattatatatttaattaattaatattttAGAGTTATAAGCTATTTAAATTTAAtattttaattataattaaagttaataatattaatttaataaagtaattaaaCTAAAAAACTTATAAATAACTTAAGTTTAGttaattttttaatatttttataataattattataataattttATCTTAAGTATTAATTAGCTGTATTTAcctttaatttatattccttATACTGCTTTATATTACCTTATAACTTAATTTACCCTAGTTTAACTActgttttattattaattttactttatctGCAGTTCAGATGCAAGGGCGGTTGGTCATGTGCCTAGGCACATGCATTCAATTGATAGAGGTTAATTTGACTTTCgctaactaacttatataaagtaaagtcaaccttattcctttaaaccTTTAAACCCTGCcattaccctgcctttatCTAACTCTATATATAGACATACTGCccttttactattatagtCTTAGACTATAACTAGCCTATTACTAattcagaagaagctccctCTTTACTATAATAACCCTTTTAGTTATATTAAGaagctactttttatatatatttaagttaCCTATAAAAGTAATAAAGAAAGCTACCTAATCTAACTAAAAGGAAAGACTCTCCTTTAGGTATCTTTTTAAGTTTTTAAAagctaatagcttattattaacCTAggttatattaattaagttaaaAAACtctatataataaattaacttaattagGCTATAATTAAAgatagctattttaataaggTTAAATTAGTACTttaataagaagttctttttaataatagctactattatatataactctTTATATTCTTTCTTATTAGCTACCTTTATAGTAAgcctaatagctatattaaagttatagtaagttatataataggcctaattatatagctataggctattttatataataagtattatattaatagctttaataGATATTAGtaactataattaataagtaTAGGGAAAGTTAAGTTAAggaatatactttataataagTATACTAGGCCTGTCTTTTAACTCGggtaaaggaagaaggtcgatATAGCTGCTAAGAGGCAGTACTTATGCTACTTAGTTAAGGTAGTAATTATACTACttaaggcagataaaccttaactgattttaagctttataattctagcttactataggggccttactatttaagctattatataaaaagttaaaagcttaatagctctaaataaggctaatagtaattaaaaaaaataacttaatttaatttattattaacttattaAGCTAGCTTTAacttattaatatttatagtttttcctttaatactaaaacttttattttttaatttacttttttattttttatttacttttttttatattataatagcCTTTAAttcttataatataatatttatatctataatttaattactataattatatatcttaactttataaattatagctaatattaactattactattacttaatataatactattaatccctagtttaactactattttattattaatttcACTTTATCTATAGTTTAGATATAAGGGCAGTTAGTTATATGcctaggtatatatatttaattaatagagttattattaactttagGTTAATTTGACTTCTGCTAACTAACCTACCTAAAAgttaaccttattcctttaaaccCTGctattaccctgcctttacTTAACTCTATTTGCAGATATACTGTCTCTTTACTTTTATAGTCTTAGACTATAACTAGCCTATTAATTCTATATAATCAGGAGGATATAGACTATATAATTAGCCTTAATAATCACATTTATAAGCCACTCTTTATGCCCTACTAAGTTTAAGCCTCTAAAAGTAGTAAGGAAAGTAGCCTAGTTAGCTATAAAGGTCTTGCCTTACTTTATAGCTTTTTCTAGGTCCTTTAGCTATAATAGCTCTTCCTTTAGCTAGTCTAGCCTTATTATATAACCTAGGAGACCTAGATCTATATAAAGGATTAACTAAATTAAGGTATagttaaaaatagctattttaattaGGCTAGATTAGTTCCttaataagaagttctttataatagctataactattatatatagcTTTTAGTATTTATAACTATTAGCCTAACCTAAgattaatttaattatattaataaggttataattagttatataataggCCAAATTACCCTGCAGGCTGTTATAAATAGCAGGTATTGCGATAGTAGCCATAATAGATATTAGTAACTGTAATTAATAGTCAGGTTAGggaatatactttataataggtGTACTAGGCctagtatattataaaggTTAATTAAAGATCTTTTAACTAGggtagaggaagaaggttaatatagctgcTAAGGGGCGGTACTTATACTGCTTAGTTAAGGCAGTAATTATACTACTTAaagcagataaaccttaactaatATTAATTCCTGTAATTCTAGCCTACTATaggggccttactatttaagccTCTGTctataaagttaaaagcttaatagccctaaataaggctaatagtaactaaaaaaaaaaaataatactattaataaaagccTATTATTACCTTAATAGATATTAATCCTATTTTAGGTAATTTACTAAGTCTtttaatacttatatttaatttataatataattattaaaggCTGTATTTTTAGCTCTATCTCTATTAATACTAACTAGCTATACTTAGTAGCTAAAGATTATAAGATTAACTTactatattattaatagtttattaatatataataagtatttttttataattttataatactttaaaaAGGATTAAAGAATTAATATAGTATTAAGCTTAAGGCTATAGAGTTTTATTAAAGGGTTAAAAagtaattataatataaacttATTTATACTTTTTATTTAAAAagctaaaaaaaaaatattaTAAGATATATAGGTATTAACTGCTTTtattaaatagttatagctattattaatattaattatatagtattatattttatattagtttttataatctttagctTATTTAGAATTAGGCCTTTAGGGTTAAAGCCTTAGTATTAATTACCTTAACtaggtaataataaagaaaatACTTAGCTTATTAAGGCTAGAggaaatatctttttatatctATAAATTAAGGCTacttatttaattaaattataagGTTAAAGGCAGTAGTATTATATAATCTTAAGACttgcttttaaagttattatatttttataatattatatataatactaaatatataatatattaaaaaataagtattatattatattatttttattataagaccttattagctataccttatatattactataaagatattttaacttttttaATAAGAATtttattaaattataaataaattaaaaaaagGTTAAAATTATAGAAAAAGTTATAGATTTTATTGATTAAGctttttatagctttttaattaattaaatattatatttattttaattaaaattatttaaaatattataatttaaaattaattttattaattaaatttATTAAGATTTTAATCTAGCTAAAGactttataattaatatttttatagctattattaaaataTCTAGGttttatttattaattattattaagTTAAAGCTATAAaataattattattaataaaattaaataaatataataatattatattaaactAAAGCTTAAAAAAAGTAAGattttaatataaaaagttttaataatatacttaaaGGAGTTATAGAATTATATATTAACTTAGCTAGCTTTATCTTTAAgtagctattatatatagtcttttattattattattttttacttttaattattaaattaaatttACTATAAATatctttaattaatttattTCTTAACTTTTAATATCTTATTAgtttttattttattttattttttaagtatataattagtattattaataattaaagCTTATTTAAGTTAAATTACTTATTATACTATATAATCCTTCTTAGTCATATAGTACTACCGTTTAATAGGACCCCCCTAACCAGGTACATAGCCTTTACACCTTTACCCCCCATAAACcaacagagcctcaacaccgttggcatcaatctcgcccttcttcatcagtaTACCTACATTATGGCTTCCAAGATGCCTATCTCTACGTGCGTGTCATTGCACACCCGACACCACGTGAACCATATCTGCTAACACCCAGTAGTGTATACGTCCAAAACCTCGAAGAGCgcgtcaagcttgatgcgTTGGTGGATGCCTTGAGAACAGTATTCGCAGCGTTCGGCAATGTTGTCGATATTGtggcgaagaagaatctGCGTGCCAAAGGACAGGCATTTGTCGTCTATGATAGCCCTGAAAGCGCCCAAGATGCTATCAACGAAATCGATGGGTTCGAGCTTTTCGGCAAACCTATGAAACTTGCTTTCGCGCGAACGCAGAGCGACAAGACCGTTGAATTAAAGGGCAATCAGGAAGAGCTCGAACAGCATAAGCGCCATCGACAGGCTGAGAAGGGTATACTCATTTCtatctctcatcttctttcatcGCTAACGTCGGCTGGACATATAGATAAACGcaaggctcttgagtctGCGGAAGAGCAGAGACAAATCAACAAGCGAGGCTCTGGCTCAGTCAACGACAATCGACCTGCAAAGGCCGCGAAATCATCAGGCCTCAAGTCAACCAGCGCCACAGCATCCGGCAGCGTGCTTGACGAGTTCCTCCCACCCAACAAGATTCTTTTTGTCCAGAACTTCCCCGAAGACTATGACATTGAGGCTTTGACCAGCGTGTTCGGCCGGTTTGACGGATTTCGCGAGGTTAGGCTGGTACCTGGTCGCCGTGGTATCGCATTTGTCGAATACGAGGCAGAACAAGGCGCTATTACTGCCAAAGAAAACACGGCTGGTTTACACCTGGGAGACAAACCCATCAAGGTCACCTACCAACGACAGTGAATATAAATGCTAGTATTGATAGGAAGGCCATAATTGCTAATTGGTACGGCCACAACGTTGCCTGCTGGGATActtatttaataataaacACAACACACATCAAGCGATCTCCTGCACTCCAAATATTGTACTATGACAGCCTGTTTGTCGCACGCTTCCGAGGCAGCTTACCGCCCCTCTCAAAAAATGACGTCTTCGTCGGTCTCCGGGCGCCCCAGGGACATCTGGCAGGGTGTGAAATCAGGGCTTTCTGGAACTTTGTCTCCGGCCCCGGCACGAAATGCTTTCCGCCTCTGAGGCTTTGCCTTCTCCTGGCGATCTGGTTCCGCGCGTTTCTTCGCAGTTTTCTGGTTTCAACCAATTCAATAggtgagaagaagtggcCTGAAATACTGATATTGTATAATACCCCNNNNNNNNNNNNNNNNNNNNNNNNNNNNNNNNNNNNNNNNNNNNNNNNNNNNNNNNNNNNNNNNNNNNNNNNNNNNNNNNNNNNNNNNNNNNNNNNNNNNNNNNNNNNNNNNNNNNNNNNNNNNNNNNNNNNNNNNNNNNNNNNNNNNNNNNNNNNNNNNNNNNNNNNNNNNNNNNNNNNNNNNNNNNNNNNNNNNNNNNNNNNNNNNNNNNN
Coding sequences within:
- a CDS encoding hypothetical protein (At least one base has a quality score < 10); this translates as MASKMPISTVYVQNLEERVKLDALVDALRTVFAAFGNVVDIVAKKNLRAKGQAFVVYDSPESAQDAINEIDGFELFGKPMKLAFARTQSDKTVELKGNQEELEQHKRHRQAEKDKRKALESAEEQRQINKRGSGSVNDNRPAKAAKSSGLKSTSATASGSVLDEFLPPNKILFVQNFPEDYDIEALTSVFGRFDGFREVRLVPGRRGIAFVEYEAEQGAITAKENTAGLHLGDKPIKVTYQRQ